DNA sequence from the Thiobacillus sp. SCUT-2 genome:
ACCAAGGCGGGGCGCATGAGCCCCTATTTTTTCAACGCGGGGCTGTTCAACGACGGCGACAAGCTGAAGCGGCTGGGCGAATTTTACGCGAAAGCCATCGTCGGCTCGGGGATCGCGTTCGACGTGCTGTTCGGACCAGCCTACAAGGGCATCCCGCTGGCGGCGAGCATCGCGATCGCGCTGTCCGCGATGGGCCGCAACGTGCCGTTCGCCTTCAACCGCAAGGAGGCGAAGGACCACGGCGAGGGCGGCACGGTGGTCGGCGCCGCGCTCAAAGGCAAGGTGCTGATCGTCGACGATGTGATCTCGGCGGGTACCTCGGTGCGCGAGTCGGTCGACCTGATCCGCGCGGCGGGCGCCGAGCCGGCGGGCGTGGTGATCGCGCTGGACCGCATGGAGCGCGGCACCGGAGCGAAATCCGCGGTGCAGGAAGTGCGCGAGCAGTATGGCATTCCGGTGGCGGCGGTGGTCACCCTGGACAACCTGGTGGAGTTTCTGGAACGTGATGCAAAGCGACAAACCGAACTGCAAGCCGTGGCGGCCTACCGGGCGCAATACGGCGTCTAGTCTACTGGCCCTGGGCTTGCTGCTGACAGCGAGCGCGGCGCAGGCCGGGATGTACCGCTGGGTCGACGGCAACGGCCGCGTGCACTACAGCGACACGCCGCCGGCCACCTACAACCAGAGCGGCGGCGTCGAGATGAACAAGCAGGGCGGCGTCGTCAAGCGCACGCAGTCCGAGGCCGAACGCCGCGCCGAGGCCGCGCGCCAGGCGGAGGAGAAGCGCATCCAGGACGAGCAGCAGAAGCAGGCACAACTCGATCGCGCGCTGACCCAGACCTATACCACCGAAGCGGAAATCGACCTCGCACGCGACCGGGCGCTGGAGAACTACAAGCTGATGAACCGGGGGGCCGAAATACGCGCCCGCGCGGTCGATGCCAACCTGGCCGAACTGCGCGGGCGGATTGCGGCGATCGAGAAGGCCGGGCGCCCGGTCAGCCCCAACCTGCGGGCGCAGCTCGATCAGGCGGTCCGCGAGCGCGAGGACCTCACGCGCACCATCCAGGGCAACCAGGAGGCGATGGAGCAGGTGCGCCAGAAGTACGCCGCCGACAAGGCGCGCTTCCGCGAACTGACGGGCAGCAGCAAGTAGCGGTCACCGCGGCGAGGACGCAGACGACAAGGGGCGCAATCGGCGCCCCTTTTTCTTCACTGCAGCCTGGCCTTCAGCAGTTCGTTGACCTGCGCCGGATTGGCCTTGCCGCGGCTGGCCTTCATCACCTGGCCGACCAGGGCGTTGAAGGCCTTTTCCTTGCCGGCGCGGAATTCGTCGACCGACTTCTGGTTGGCGGCGAGCACCTCGTCGACGATCTTTTCCAGTTCGCCGCTGTCCGACATCTGCTTGAGTCCGCGCGCCTCGATGATCGCGTCGACCTCGCCGGCGCCTTCC
Encoded proteins:
- the pyrE gene encoding orotate phosphoribosyltransferase, giving the protein MSDYRAEFVKFAIDSNVLCFGEFKTKAGRMSPYFFNAGLFNDGDKLKRLGEFYAKAIVGSGIAFDVLFGPAYKGIPLAASIAIALSAMGRNVPFAFNRKEAKDHGEGGTVVGAALKGKVLIVDDVISAGTSVRESVDLIRAAGAEPAGVVIALDRMERGTGAKSAVQEVREQYGIPVAAVVTLDNLVEFLERDAKRQTELQAVAAYRAQYGV
- a CDS encoding DUF4124 domain-containing protein; this translates as MLLTASAAQAGMYRWVDGNGRVHYSDTPPATYNQSGGVEMNKQGGVVKRTQSEAERRAEAARQAEEKRIQDEQQKQAQLDRALTQTYTTEAEIDLARDRALENYKLMNRGAEIRARAVDANLAELRGRIAAIEKAGRPVSPNLRAQLDQAVREREDLTRTIQGNQEAMEQVRQKYAADKARFRELTGSSK